Genomic window (Paraglaciecola psychrophila 170):
CAAGATGGTAGTGGTATTATTTATTGTAATAGTCGCAGGAAAGTAGACGATCTGAGCATTGCTTTGGCCAAACAAGGGATCAATTGTGCCGGTTATCATGCAGGTCTTGAAGGTGCAATTCGAGATAAGATTCAGCGTGATTTTATACAAGATAAAATTGATATTATTGTGGCAACTGTGGCATTTGGCATGGGTATAGATAAGTCCAATGTGCGCTTTGTTTTACATTTTGACTTACCCAGGAGTATTGAATCATATTACCAAGAAATAGGCCGAGCAGGCAGAGACGGTATGCCCGCCGAAGCCTTGTTACTATTTGATGAAAAAGATGCAGCTCGTATTCGTCAATGGATATCAACCGGTGAAAATCTCGAAAGAAATAGTGTAGAACTGCAAAAGTTTGCGGCTATGGAAGCGTTTGGTGAGGCACAAACCTGTCGCCGACAAATTTTACTCAATTACTTTGCTGAATATTCTGCTGGGCACTGCGGAAATTGTGATATCTGTCTCGATCCTCCCAAAGCCTTTGATGGCACCGTAGAGGCGCAAAAAGTTCTGTCTTGTGTATTTCGACTCAAACAATCCGTTGCTGGGCAATATTTGATTGATGTACTCAGGGGTAAACAACTAAAACGCATTCTAGAACACGGTCATGATAAATTGACGACTTATGCTATCGGCAAAGATAAATCTGATGCTTATTGGCATAATATTATTAATCAATTGATCCACCGTGGTTTTCTTAGAGTGGATATCACCCAAAATGCAGTCTTGAAGCTTACAGAAGAAGCAAGGCCAATACTGCAACAAGCACAAAAACTACAGCTTGCGGTACCAAGACTGAGTCTTGATTTAGGCAAAAAAGCACAATTTATCGCACCAGATTATGATCGAGCGCTATTTGCTAAACTTAAATATTTACGTAAAACGATTGCTGAACAGGATGACGTTCCGCCATTTGTTGTATTTAGCGATGCAACATTAGCCGACATGGCAGATAAATTTCCAGAGTCTAGTTTCGACTTTTTGGATATTCACGGTGTGGGTCAAACTAAACTCGAACGTTACGGTGAACGTTTTATCGCTGCTATTTCGAAGCACATTAATAAGTAACCTGAGCTCAGGATAAGCCATACCATAACGTCCAGTGCCTCTATTATTGTGCCTATCTTCGTTGAGCCTGCTATTCCCTCACAAGCTCGTCTCGGTAAACGCAATAATAGCATCACTGGATGCATTCAATGTCTTTGCAAACCAATTGGCAGCATCTAACATATTGTAATTACTTCTATGGACGCGGCACGTCTTAACACGAGTTCAGGTTAAGTAAATATTATAAAAGCAAATGCCACTCAAGGTTTACTTTTCAGAGCAATTTGGCGCATACTGATTGACCCTATTTGAGCTGATTAAATCGATGCCTGTTAAAGCTGTTCCACAAAAAAATTCAGACGCTAAGGTTGAAAAACTGAAGGTCCCACCTCACTCTATTGAAGCTGAGCAATCAGTTTTGGGTAGTATGCTCATAGCCCCTGATTCGTGGGATAAAGTGGCTGAAGTGGTGGTGGAAACAGACTTTTACAACCGCTCACACCAAATTATTTTCCGCGCTATTGTACGCCTCCTAACCAAAAGTCATCCGATTGATTTAATTACTGTTTCTGAAGATTTAGAAGGTATGGATGAGTTAGAGTCTGCAGGTGGCTTTGCGTATTTAGGTGAATTAGCCAAGAATACACCTAGCTCAGCCAACGTATCTGCTTATGCACAAATAATCAAAGAACGTGCGGTGATCCGTGAGCTGATTGGCGTTGCCCATGTCATTGCTGATACAGGGTATAATCCTGAAGGTCGCAACAGCGGCGAAATTCTCGATATGGCTGAGAGTAAAGTATTCGAAATAGCTGAGAAACGCACCGGCAAAGATGAAGGCCCAAAGAATGTCGAGGCGGTGTTAACAAAAACCATCGATCGTCTTGAAATTTTAGTTAAAAGTAATAAAGAGGTCACCGGTGTGTCTACGGGTTACACCGACCTAGATAAAAAAACCAGTGGCCTGCAACCTTCTGATTTAATTATTGTAGCGGCCAGACCCTCAATGGGTAAAACTACCTTCGCGATGAACTTATGTGAAAATGCTATGCTGCTCGAAGAAAAGCCAGTTTTAGTATTCAGCTTAGAAATGCCTGCTGAGCAAATTATGATGAGGATGTTGGCATCGCTGAGCCGAGTCGATCAAACAAAAATTCGAACGGCTCAACTTGATGATGAAGACTGGGCAAGAATGTCGAACACCATGGCCATGCTAAAAGACAAAGACAATCTGTTTATTGACGATTCTTCTGGATTGACCCCTATGGATGTGCGTACCCGAGCAAGAAAATTAGCTCGTGAAAAAGGAGGGATCAGCCTGATCATGATTGATTATCTACAATTAATGCAGGTACCTGGATTGAGTGATAATCGAACCTTAGAAATTGCTGAGATATCACGTTCTCTTAAATCCTTGGCAAAAGAACTAGAAGTACCTGTTGTTGCTTTATCGCAGTTAAACCGGAGCCTTGAGCAACGCAGTGATAAACGCCCCATTAACTCAGATCTACGTGAATCAGGGTCAATTGAGCAAGATGCCGATTTAATTATGTTTATTTATCGAGATGAAGTTTATAACGAACAAAGCACAGATCAAGGTGTGGCCGAAATTATCATTGGTAAACAGCGTAATGGTCCAATAGGTACATCTCGACTGACGTTCCAAGGTCAGTTTTCACGTTTCGATAATTATTCTGGACCTGCTGTAGAAGATAAATACTAATCACCACTAATTTATAAACAAAAAAAGAGATGCAATTGCATCTCTTTTTTTGAATTCAGTAACTTATCTTTCTACTTTCATTCTTTTGCTTGCCGTTACTTTTGCAGTAATACGACGGTTTACTTTATTTGCTGCTGCTGTATTGGATGTATCCAACAACTGATTTTCGCCAAACCCTTTAGCTTTTATACGAACACTATCAATACCATACGTATTGATCAACAGTGTTTTAACCGCTTCTGCACGCTTTTGAGACACCGTCATATTGTAATCAGCATCACCAGGCGCTGAGGCATGGCCTTCAATTAGAGTATCTGT
Coding sequences:
- the recQ gene encoding DNA helicase RecQ, translating into MPDYPVQSSPAITQAQQVLKQTFGYDRFRDGQAQVITQVMQQKDVLVLMPTGGGKSLCYQIPAMLLPGLTIVVSPLISLMKDQVDALLTYGVNAAYINSTLSSQDMFNIYKGMQDDKYQLIYVAPERLMQLDFIQRLQGLTISLIAVDEAHCVSHWGHDFRKDYRLLGQLKGTFPHIPIMGLTATADLATRADITQQLNLQQPFIFKGSFDRPNIRYNQITKYKATEQAIAFIKQQDGSGIIYCNSRRKVDDLSIALAKQGINCAGYHAGLEGAIRDKIQRDFIQDKIDIIVATVAFGMGIDKSNVRFVLHFDLPRSIESYYQEIGRAGRDGMPAEALLLFDEKDAARIRQWISTGENLERNSVELQKFAAMEAFGEAQTCRRQILLNYFAEYSAGHCGNCDICLDPPKAFDGTVEAQKVLSCVFRLKQSVAGQYLIDVLRGKQLKRILEHGHDKLTTYAIGKDKSDAYWHNIINQLIHRGFLRVDITQNAVLKLTEEARPILQQAQKLQLAVPRLSLDLGKKAQFIAPDYDRALFAKLKYLRKTIAEQDDVPPFVVFSDATLADMADKFPESSFDFLDIHGVGQTKLERYGERFIAAISKHINK
- the dnaB gene encoding replicative DNA helicase; amino-acid sequence: MPVKAVPQKNSDAKVEKLKVPPHSIEAEQSVLGSMLIAPDSWDKVAEVVVETDFYNRSHQIIFRAIVRLLTKSHPIDLITVSEDLEGMDELESAGGFAYLGELAKNTPSSANVSAYAQIIKERAVIRELIGVAHVIADTGYNPEGRNSGEILDMAESKVFEIAEKRTGKDEGPKNVEAVLTKTIDRLEILVKSNKEVTGVSTGYTDLDKKTSGLQPSDLIIVAARPSMGKTTFAMNLCENAMLLEEKPVLVFSLEMPAEQIMMRMLASLSRVDQTKIRTAQLDDEDWARMSNTMAMLKDKDNLFIDDSSGLTPMDVRTRARKLAREKGGISLIMIDYLQLMQVPGLSDNRTLEIAEISRSLKSLAKELEVPVVALSQLNRSLEQRSDKRPINSDLRESGSIEQDADLIMFIYRDEVYNEQSTDQGVAEIIIGKQRNGPIGTSRLTFQGQFSRFDNYSGPAVEDKY